AGATTGGATCGTCCCAATAAAGTTCAAATAGAAGATGGACCTTTAACCGGAAATGCGATCTGGTTTTCGGAATCCGATGATCTTTTGAACTGGAAACCAATTAAAAAACTGTTTTCGGACAGAAACCATTATTGGGATGAATTGATCGGAGCAGGTCCTCCTCCAATCAAAACAAAGAAAGGCTGGCTTTGTGTTTATCATGGAATCGCGATGCATTATCAGCCAATCTATCAGGCAGGAGTTTTTCTGCTCGATCTGGAAAATCCAACAAAAGTGATTGCTCGCGGACGATTCAATATCCTCGAACCGAGAGAACTTTATGAAACTGTCGGTCAGGTTCCTAATGTTATCTTTCCAACCGGATTGATCGTTGAAGATTACGACGGCGATGGATTTGCCAGAGAAGACAGCGAAGTGAAGCTTTATTACGGAGCAGCAGATACGGTTATTGGTTTGGCGGAAACGAATATTAAGGAGTTAATAACAAAATGCTGCTAATTTACAATGTCATTCTCGATAATAAGAAAAGGAAAAAATACGATCTTGTTTTCTCCAAGATTTTCAGTGATTTGAATTTTCCTTGTAAAATTCGATACCTGAAAGATGAATTAACTGATTCTGGATTATCGCAATTCAGTCATTTATTAATAACCGGTTCGGAATTATTCGCTTCCCGGGAAAATGAAAATAATGATAAAGTGTTGAGAGTAATCCGTTATTTTGTGAATCAGGAAAAAGCAATTTTAGGAATCTGTTATGGTCATCAAATGCTGGCAAAAGCGATTTCCGGTAAGAAAGTTTGTAGAAAAAGAGAAGAACCTGAATTTGGTTGGAAGAAGGTTGAGATCATATCCAATCCGCTTTTTAAGGGAATAAAAAATCCGGTGTTTTATGAATCTCATTATGATGAAGTTTACGATTTAGATGAGAATTACCATGTAATCGCAACCAATCTGGATTGTTCCGTGCAGGCATTTCAATATAAAAATCTGCCGATCTGGGGAG
The DNA window shown above is from Candidatus Cloacimonadota bacterium and carries:
- a CDS encoding glycosidase, whose translation is RLDRPNKVQIEDGPLTGNAIWFSESDDLLNWKPIKKLFSDRNHYWDELIGAGPPPIKTKKGWLCVYHGIAMHYQPIYQAGVFLLDLENPTKVIARGRFNILEPRELYETVGQVPNVIFPTGLIVEDYDGDGFAREDSEVKLYYGAADTVIGLAETNIKELITKCC